One part of the Aspergillus luchuensis IFO 4308 DNA, chromosome 5, nearly complete sequence genome encodes these proteins:
- a CDS encoding uncharacterized protein (COG:U;~EggNog:ENOG410PH2C;~InterPro:IPR022812,IPR027417,IPR001401,IPR000375, IPR030381,IPR020850;~PFAM:PF00350,PF01031;~go_function: GO:0003924 - GTPase activity [Evidence IEA];~go_function: GO:0005525 - GTP binding [Evidence IEA]): MTKHARKTSEALADSSLLDKIDKLFACNVGEYIDLPQLVVIGDQSSGKSSVLEGLTSFTFPRDSGLCTRHATQIIFRRTNDGERRITASIIPGLNEREERAAQLREWVAEDIHNLTPNFLSELMADVHALLGLSTTEGVGLPTFSDSVLRLQISGPDEDHLSVIDVPGIFRNTTPGLTTKEDKEMVREMVESYMKNPRSIMLTVVPANVDIATQEIIEMAREQDPHGERTIGVITKPDLVDKGAESKVIDILEGRTMPMKLGWILVRNPGQRDLQEKDKSRSVLEGDTLRQHPWCTVGSDKLGIRTLRARLQETVTTNARNAFPLVRLEIGKKLKDCQDKLHILGVERTTPEQQRSYLVDVMSSFQTIVSHALNSNYGADDAFEDDEILRLATRVVNRNDIFSNDVAQWGHQHHFGLGASEEDQTSFDGDLLTRKVDTVGDLEGIVDEPISVSFPLRGGIHSWIEELYRASRGFEIGTFNGTLLSTMMKSQSTKWVALAKGYISDIIIMVHEFIARALNRACPDARLCHNVQLFLMDRLLETYQKGIAKVDFLLFVERTGTPTTLNHYLNDTLDKCRQRRAASAIEGKAFDDCSHGRVVRVEDLHYQRHLSNFEHTIQALHDILQSYYKVARKRFVDNICMQAAGYHLISGPDTPMKLFSPTLVSELSVEQLKEIAGEEPRQQRIRQQLEKEIRGLQTAKMILR; encoded by the exons ATGACCAAGCACGCCAGGAAGACAAGCGAAGCTCTTGCAGATTCCTCACTGTTAGACAAGATCGACAAGCTCTTCGCCTGCAATGTCGGAGAGTACATCGACCTTCCTCAGCTCGTTGTTATTGGAGATCAATCCAGCGGGAAGAGCTCCGTACTAGAGGGGCTTACATCATTTACATTTCCACGGGACAGTGGCCTTTGTACGAGGCACGCCACGCAGATCATCTTCCGCCGGACCAATGATGGCGAAAGGAGGATTACAGCATCCATCATTCCAGGACTGAATGAGCGTGAGGAGCGAGCAGCACAATTGAGAGAATGGGTCGCGGAAGATATACATAATCTTACACCAAATTTCCTTTCTGAGTTAATGGCGGAT GTCCATGCCCTACTGGGGCTCTCTACAACCGAAGGTGTTGGTCTACCGACGTTCTCGGACAGCGTCTTGAGATTGCAGATCTCCGGTCCCGATGAAGATCACCTAAGTGTTATCGATGTTCCGGGTATTTTTCGAAACACGACACCCGGGCTAACGACAAAAGAGGACAAGGAAATGGTCCGGGAGATGGTGGAATCTTACATGAAAAACCCTCGCTCTATCATGCTCACTGTTGTGCCTGCAAATGTTGACATCGCTACGCAGGAAATCATTGAAATGGCTCGCGAGCAGGATCCCCATGGCGAGAGAACGATTGGAGTCATCACCAAACCGGATCTAGTCGACAAAGGCGCCGAGTCTAAGGTCATTGATATCCTGGAGGGTAGAACTATGCCGATGAAATTGGGATGGATCCTTGTGCGAAATCCAGGCCAACGCGATCTCCAGGAAAAGGACAAATCCCGGAGTGTCTTAGAGGGAGACACCCTGAGGCAGCATCCATGGTGTACAGTGGGGTCAGACAAACTAGGCATTCGAACATTGCGGGCTCGTCTGCAGGAGACCGTGACGACAAATGCACGCAACGCCTTTCCATTG GTAAGATTGGAGATTGGgaagaagctgaaagacTGCCAAGACAAACTACACATCCTTGGGGTGGAGCGCACAACACCTGAACAACAACGGAGTTACCTCGTCGATGTCATGTCATCATTCCAAACCATCGTGTCGCACGCGCTGAATTCGAACTACGGCGCAGATGATGcatttgaagatgatgagatctTAAGGTTGGCTACAAGGGTGGTGAACAGAAATGACATCTTTTCTAATGACGTTGCACAATGGggacatcagcatcatttCGGATTAGGCGCCTCGGAAGAAGACCAGACGTCTTTTGACGGAGATCTCCTAACGAGAAAGGTCGACACTGTGGGAGACCTGGAGGGTATTGTCGATGAGCCTATCTCAGTAAGCTTCCCTCTCCGCGGGGGTATTCACTCATGGATAGAGGAGCTGTATAGGGCCTCGCGGGGGTTCGAAATCGGGACCTTCAACGGTACCCTTCtgtcgacgatgatgaaaagcCAGTCAACAAAATGGGTGGCGCTCGCCAAGGGATATATAAGCGACATAATAATCATGGTTCACGAGTTTATCGCCCGCGCATTGAACCGAGCTTGCCCTGATGCTCGATTGTGTCACAATGTTCAATTATTTCTGATGGACAGGCTGCTGGAAACGTACCAGAAAGGGATCGCCAAGGTTGActtcttgctttttgtgGAGCGTACGGGAACGCCGACGACTCTGAACCATTATTTGAACGATACACTCGATAAATG TCGCCAAAGACGCGCAGCTTCGGCAATAGAGGGAAAGGCATTCGACGACTGTTCTCATGGGAGGGTGGTACGTGTGGAAGACCTGCACTACCAGCGACATTTGAGCAATTTCGAGCACACTATTCAAGCCCTCCACGATATTCTTCAATCGTACTACAAAGTCGCCCGAAAGCGCTTTGTGGACAATATATGTATGCAAGCAGCAGGGTATCATCTGATAAGCGGCCCTGACACACCT
- a CDS encoding uncharacterized protein (COG:S;~EggNog:ENOG410PNUZ;~InterPro:IPR031348), which translates to MIEEATSDLQEHLQDFEERLQSVDQHGGPVQESDTFNLRDTREEKDSTEQCLTICTHVAQVIAHLQKQLPQLHFKGGNPSIQFGSSNDDISGQSQDLTNALLTDFSTRVSSNSAALQGRLMELTNRLRQMSEQGIVSKDPTNLNLIKEEREKASELAHRAHTNIFENVTALDESHQLVVYTIGDLISAKHIITGSKSAQWLGQMSDTSLRQLSRDFRGQVGIGEEPPTRAEKNEFNTRYGSGQLLGEDSPRRRTSPSDKR; encoded by the exons ATGATCGAGGAAGCAACATCTGATCTACAAGAGCATCTACAAGACTTTGAGGAAAGGTTGCAATCGGTTGATCAGCACGGGGGTCCTGTTCAAGAGTCTGATACTTTTAACTTACGAGACAcaagggaggagaaggacagCACTGAGCAATGCCTGACAATATGTACACATGTTGCGCAAGTCATTGCACACCTCCAGAAACAGCTTCCGCAACTCCATTTTAAGGGTGGAAATCCATCTATACAGTTTGGTTCTAGCAATGATGATATATCCGGTCAATCCCAGGACCTGACCAACGCTTTGCTCACTGACTTTAGCACAAGAGTCTCATCAAACTCGGCGGCACTCCAGGGCCGTCTGATGGAGCTGACAAATCGACTGAGACAAATGTCGGAACAGGGCATAGTGTCCAAGGATCCCACGAACCTGAATCTCAttaaggaggagagggaaa AGGCCTCCGAATTGGCACACAGAGCCCACACAAATATCTTTGAGAACGTGACAGCATTAGACGAGTCACATCAGCTCGTGGTATATACCATTGGAGATCTAATTTCCGCCAAGCATATCATCACTGGCTCGAAATCGGCGCAGTGGTTGGGCCAAATGTCAGACACTTCGCTACGGCAATTGTCTCGGGACTTCCGTGGACAGGTCGGGATAGGGGAAGAGCCACCCACGCGGGCGGAGAAAAATGAATTCAATACCCGGTACGGGTCTGGTCAGCTGCTCGGGGAAGACTCTCCAAGGCGCCGAACATCTCCCAGCGACAAACGTTAA